The genomic window ATCACTTGACGGATCACTTTTTTCTTCAAAATTTTAGGATCAGGTATTCGAGAAAGTGTTTTTTTAAATAACTCATAAAATTCTTGAGGAAAAAGAGTGTATTTTTGATTCTTTTTTGGCAAGAAAAAACTTTCAGTTTGCAAATATGCCTCTCTTCGAAATAACGTATTTTTGGAGGTATAAAGTTCGAAAATAAGTTCACTTGCCTCTTTGAAACGTTTGTATTCTTTCAATTGAAATTCTAATTCGTAAGCATCTTCTTCTTTTTCAGTTTCTTCTTCCAAAACAGGAAGAAGTGCTCGAGATTTTATAACAAGAAGTTTTGCTGCAACCACAAGAAAGTCTGCCAGAAAATCCAAAGAAATATTTTTGGACGTTTCTATATACCGAACAAACTGATCGGTAACCAAAGAAAGACTAACTTGAGTAATGTCTAATTTTCTTCGTTCTATCATCTCCAAAAGTACATCCATTGGGCCTTCAAACTGTTGTGTTTTCACTATGTACATAAAAATCAGTCCTTAAATGCGTAGTTATCTCGAAGTGAAAAAGCTGGATATAGAGCTAAAATTATAAAGATAAATGCAAGCCAAAATACATAAGAAATACTTCCAAAAATAAGAAAAAAGGATGAGGTAATTGCAACTACCACATA from Candidatus Moraniibacteriota bacterium includes these protein-coding regions:
- a CDS encoding segregation/condensation protein A, whose product is MYIVKTQQFEGPMDVLLEMIERRKLDITQVSLSLVTDQFVRYIETSKNISLDFLADFLVVAAKLLVIKSRALLPVLEEETEKEEDAYELEFQLKEYKRFKEASELIFELYTSKNTLFRREAYLQTESFFLPKKNQKYTLFPQEFYELFKKTLSRIPDPKILKKKVIRQVISLEEKIRHIRTLVGRRLTGTFSKLIGDSAKVEEVAVSFLAVLELSRTQIIIARQEECFGDIFLEKKK